In the Ictalurus furcatus strain D&B chromosome 13, Billie_1.0, whole genome shotgun sequence genome, TATGACTTAGTCAAGATCTACAAATCGGTGACGCTAATATCAGTATCCGTGCCAACCTGTGCTATGAAATTGACCTGGAACTTCGTGGAAGTAAAGAAAAGTTTAATCCAACTTCCGAGCGTAATCTGGCTAGGTCAGTGTGCCACCGAATCTGACGGCGAAgtcaccaaacaggaagtgaggctgtatctaAGCACCAACTTTGCACCCTGACACAAATCTTGGTAGGCATCCTCAGGACCGTGCCCCGAGGCTGTGCGACAAATTTTGTGACAGCGCCACTTATTGGTCAATAATTACAATAACAAGTTCACAAACGCTTCCATCCGAGTGCCATTTTTGCTGCTCCTCGCTGCGTTCCTTTTTCTAATCCGtgtcaaatattaaataaagatttaagaGAAAACACTGGAGGTGAGGGTTATTTTAAGctagtgtggtgtgatgattTCAATGCAGAGAGTACTTTGTGGGGAAGTGCAAACAATGATCAAAACGGGTATGTGCTGGGAGAAGCAGTAGATTGTAATGAACTTGTAGGCTTTAATGATGGAAGTGCCACAAGAATAGATGTAGTTAGGGGAAGCAGTTCAGTTATAGATTTATCAGTTATATTCACAGTTTGGCCAGACAATGTGAAAGGGAAGTACTTGATCATAGGACTTTGGGCTCTTCCACTGGGGGCCCACATGTGCGCCGCATTTCACCTTCTGTCAGCGTTGCTGCTATGTAAAGAAAAATTGACTCTGGTCTGTCGAATTACCACCAAGGTGGTAATACAAGATGGTTACGCCTCGGTGTGCATTCATTTCTAATATTTCAACAGACCTGAGTTGATTATTCCGCTAACACCACAGTTACAACACCACAAGACATTATTcagatgtacagtcacacatccaactgtacagtgttcatctaggtgtcaggtatgatgcacaccttttagatttctgatatttaaccctacagtgcatgaaccaaaaaaacccttcacgaacgcataaagggggtcaaaatgacccgtactggattgaatggttttcttcaaaaaatagtgtgtgtgtgtggtggacagtatttatttgtgtgtgtggggtggagagtatttatgtgtgtgtgtgtgtgtgtgtggtgtacagTATGCTAACTTTCCCGTTCTTTGAGTTAGCTCGGTGTactgatatggaactgtaatgcggacacgacctgactggaactactttctctgtgcatttactgaacaGTTTGAGTGACGTTAAATCAAAAGTAAATcgtaaagggggaaaaaaacattccgaaaaaatgtgagaaagtagtgttttattttcatcacaAACGCCATCGATACGATTTAATGGggaaatgattatttttgttttgtttttttttaactctagtGCCACCTGGGTTCAATCCCAAATACAACCTCTTAGGagtgcagtgtagtgtagtgcactTCACTTATGTAGGAAGCTGATTGGGTGGCGGCAGCTACGGCAACTCGTAAAGGTCAATTTCCGTGACAGTAGCCCTGTTAGCGCGAAGGGAACAATGATGTCGGAGCAGGACGCTCTGAAGAGGAACCGCGGGGGAGTGCAGCGGGTGGAAGGAAAACTACGCGCCAGTGTGGAGAGAGGAGATTACTATGAGGCCCATCAAATGTACCGGACCTTATTCTTTAGGTAAGGCTTCTGAGTTATCACGGAGAATGATTCATTAAAGCAGCGGAATCCGCTCGTGGCCTGGCTTTTCCAGATCTTTCTCTCCTTGTCAACGAAGCGGCGTTCGTTTCCTTATGACGATTGGCTACACTCGCGGCGGTGATCCCACCTCTCGGATCAGTcctgctctctgattggctcGACTCGCTGTCACTCAACATCACTTGGACGCCTGTTAGCTAGCAGCTTCTTCCTGTAACAGACCTAACACCACAGCACAAGGGCGGTTTATAACACGGTGTTGGGTTTTGTGAATAAAGTCTTTGCACTGTACACTTGCTATTAAAACatataagtaataaatatatttaattaacattagaAGCACTCACATTTTCACTAGCTTACTAATTCACTAAATGactataaaaatgcaaacactGTCATTTTATTAGGTAAACGTtccagctggtctttatttataACTGTATAGCAGatatacaggttttttttagtCATAACTTTactgtaattttattatatatatatatatatatatatatatatatatatatatatatatatatattttatttttactgtttccAGGTATACATCTCAGTCCAAGCATGCAGAAGCCCGGGAGCTGATGTACAACGGAGCGTTGCTTTTCTTTAGTTATAACCAGGTATTATATTCCATGTGTTCCAGCTGTGATTATCCTGTAATTTTCCATGTTATTTATATAACGTTGTTATTCATGTTCCACGCTGACATGCAGAACATAACGTCGAGTCTGGAACCAAACGCACTCGAACCTGGGGCATTTTCAGAAAGCGCAGACTCGCAGACGTGAAGCTTTTATTTCCCTCAGAAAACCCTAAATATGCTGTAAAGATCAGCGACGTGTGCGTACCGGTATCGGGGCATTTCCACATGACCGGGGGCACTTCACGtctgcgagcactgagcactCGGGCACTTTGTCGCAGGTTCCTGGTGTTGAAGCGTCCCTAGTCGTGTCCAAATCTCTCGTTCTTTGCTAATAACGTAGATCGTAAATCTCTGAGCGCACGTCTTGTCGTTTGTGTCGTCGACAGCAAAACAGCGCCGCAGACCTGTCCATGCTCGTCCTGGAGGCTTTAGAGAAGTCCGAGGCTGACGTCGAGGAGGACGTGCTGGGTAAGTGATGTACGACCGTGTCTAATTGTGCTGTCTGAAGCCCTGTTGAGAGAGGATTTAGTTTTACGTTTAACGTGAACGAGCAGGTCGAGATGTTGGATTGTGGAACGATTGACGGTGTGAACTCCGCAGTGTCGGACACATGGTTTGTGAAGGGAGTATACGGAAAGCCTGCCGCGTTTCTACACGGTCTGTGTTCTGTGACGTGAAGTACACGTGTGTTTTCCGCAGAGCAACTGGTCAAGCTGTTTAGCATGATGGACCCGAACTCTCCCGAGAGGGTGGCATTCGTCTCGCGGGCACTCAAGTGGTCGACGGGCGGCTCAGGGAAGCTGGGACACCCCAAATTACACCAGCTGCTGGCGGTCACGCTGTGGAAGGGTACTTCTAAACCGTACACCGTTTCAGTTCGGCTTTCAGCGCTGTTCAGTTATGTCTCGGTGAGATTCCTGAGCTAACTTCCTGTCCGCCGTTCCATTTGTTTAGAACAAAACTACAGCGAGTCTCGCTACCACTTCCTGCACTCGTCAGACGGCGAGGGCTGCGCTCAGATGCTGGTGGAGTACTCGGCCGCTCGCGGTTTTCGCAGCGAAGTCGACATGTTTGTGGCTCAGGCCGTCTTACAGTAAGTGCAGATAATGGTAGagtagttcttcttcttcttcttcttcttcttcttattattattaattagaatgagtttatttgtaaatgttgtaTATCTGTATGGACAGAAAGGTGGTTCAGCTCTAAAAGCGTAGAGACGGTGTTGTTCACCGTGTGTAATTTGAGATCGGACATACGTTATAAACTTGTCGAGATCGGATCTGAAGGgtgctatcttttttttttttaatttaaatctgTTGTATTTGCAGGTTCCTCTGTCTAAAGAACAAAATGAGCGCCTCGGTGGTGTTCACCACGTACACACAGAAGCACCCGTCCATAGAGAAAGGTCCTCCGTTTGTGCAGCCGCTCCTCAACTTCCTCTGGTTCCTCCTGTTGGCGGTGGACGGGTACGAGCACGTGATCGGATCGGATCGGATCTGATCACTTTTTGTTGTCTTGTACGGCTGCTTTCACGTTTGAGGTTTGCAGAAGAGTCGCTGGACAGATACTAGTACTAGCGAGTACTCCCTAGATTCGATTATTTATTCTTCGCAATGCAGGTGAAATACAGACGACAAACTCCAGCGATGGTGACGTTGTGAGTCGTCACTGTAGTTGCATCACGTCACGCACCAAACATACACACGGTGTGGTTTTTAGTCACGTTACAACGCTGGAATCTCTCAaaccaacattaaatgtaaaatctaaCAGGcctcattttttatatatatatatatatatgtaatgtgtgtgtatgtctctcagcagtttattttttatttattttggaagcTCCAGTAGAAATTTATCATAGGATCACGTGTAAAACGTGTGCTGgaggattaaaaacaaaaggcaaAAGCGTGAAAGCATCCGAACGCAGTGATTTTACAGCACCACCCgagcagtgtgtgtgcatgtgttcatctcctcgtgtgtgtgtgtgtgttctcacagtGGAAAGCTGACAGTCTTTACAGTATTATGTGACCAGTATCAGCCATCGCTGAAGAGGGACCCCATGTACAACGAGGTACGCCCACTACACTCTTAAACACTCTCGCACCACAGCAGCGCCCAGTTctgctttctgattggtcagaaggattAATCTTGTAGAACAGGTATGGGTGTCGGCTTGGCTTCGTCGCAGCACCCCACCGTCGATTAGTCTCCTATAACTCTGCAGTGTTTTAATAAATCCCAGTACATTCTAACGTCTATACCTGGACTGTATTCATATCGCAGAAAGATGATAAACCGGGACGATTTCCGACTTCACTGTCGATTTGTTCTGTTAGTAAGTGAtattgtttgggttttttttctcctcagtaCCTGGACAGAATAGGGCAGCTGTTCTTCGGCGTTCCACCCAAACAGTCCTCATCATACGGTGGCCTACTAGGTACGTCCTTAAACCTACTTATTGTTAAAACGTATTGGAATGCCACGgagaagccccgcccccttcccgtCTCAGATCAGTTTCCTGTGCGGGGTCCGAAATTGTGACGAGTTATTTATCGTGCTCCGTTCTAACATTACAGGGAACCTCTTGAACAGTCTAATGGGGTCgggtgaggaagaggagggtgAGGAAGTTCGTGAGGACAGCAGCCCCATCGAGCTGGACTGAACATCACACACCTCCAAACACAACCTATAGAACACAACACCTGAACTGAATCAAACTcgacgacttttttttttccccctcccccttttgaCCACATGTCCTGGAATGAGttcctgcagttttttttttttattatttaatttttttgtttttcatttctttgcccCTCTGTATAGTTTTCAGAAGAGGTGATCGATACAACTTCTGGACTACATCATCATCAGCACCATCACGCACACCACCACCTCTCtactaatgaataaataaactctcGTGAAATGGAAGAACATTTGAAGCGTAATCATGACGGTCCAGCCAGAACAGGATGAATT is a window encoding:
- the get4 gene encoding Golgi to ER traffic protein 4 homolog → MMSEQDALKRNRGGVQRVEGKLRASVERGDYYEAHQMYRTLFFRYTSQSKHAEARELMYNGALLFFSYNQQNSAADLSMLVLEALEKSEADVEEDVLEQLVKLFSMMDPNSPERVAFVSRALKWSTGGSGKLGHPKLHQLLAVTLWKEQNYSESRYHFLHSSDGEGCAQMLVEYSAARGFRSEVDMFVAQAVLQFLCLKNKMSASVVFTTYTQKHPSIEKGPPFVQPLLNFLWFLLLAVDGGKLTVFTVLCDQYQPSLKRDPMYNEYLDRIGQLFFGVPPKQSSSYGGLLGNLLNSLMGSGEEEEGEEVREDSSPIELD